A single window of Granulibacter bethesdensis DNA harbors:
- a CDS encoding peptidylprolyl isomerase, which yields MAVDRFRALFLVGMALFSAHPALAASHGESATGKAKAPASSPDETSIVAVVNGDVISKGDVDARRRLFAMSTGLPMSKEVLDRLTPQVLRQLVDEKLRLQEIQRRGIVITDSDIAHSIQGMEQRNGMQPDALRHKLAADGVSMRTLIDQIRVQLGWTRVLRQQLGERVRISDKEIQDEEELLASQKGQTEYRVSEIFIPVDDPSRAQAAHDFADTVIQQLRSGAPFPVVAAQFSQSQTALEGGDLGWVQPNQLDPQVVSVLKEMPPGAISNPIDVAGGIEIVALRGKRIIGNDQGTALSIRQVFYPFTTPLNPAAPTDQQRKTLEHAKAAAAGMHDCAAVEAASKAMGGSRPSDPGELRLESINPPQFRALLASLPVGQPSQPIVSQDGIAIMMVCSRTQKNFGLPAKEDISNQILGERVETASRQLQRELRRRALIDMRGHD from the coding sequence ATGGCTGTTGACCGTTTCCGCGCCCTTTTTCTTGTCGGTATGGCATTGTTTTCCGCCCATCCGGCCTTGGCTGCATCCCATGGGGAGAGTGCCACTGGCAAGGCAAAGGCACCGGCTTCTTCGCCTGATGAGACCAGTATCGTCGCGGTCGTGAATGGCGATGTCATCAGCAAGGGCGATGTGGATGCGCGTCGGCGGCTGTTTGCCATGTCCACAGGCCTGCCAATGTCAAAGGAGGTGCTGGATCGTCTGACTCCGCAGGTCCTGCGCCAGTTGGTGGACGAGAAATTGCGGCTCCAGGAAATCCAGCGTCGCGGTATCGTTATTACCGACAGCGATATTGCCCACTCCATTCAGGGGATGGAGCAGCGGAACGGCATGCAGCCGGATGCGCTGCGCCACAAACTGGCTGCGGATGGGGTCAGCATGCGTACGCTGATCGACCAGATTCGTGTTCAGCTGGGCTGGACCCGTGTGCTGCGTCAGCAGCTGGGGGAGCGTGTCAGGATCAGTGACAAGGAAATCCAGGACGAGGAAGAACTGCTGGCATCCCAGAAAGGCCAGACGGAATATCGCGTTTCGGAAATTTTCATCCCCGTTGATGATCCCTCCCGTGCGCAGGCGGCCCATGATTTTGCCGATACGGTCATCCAGCAGCTACGCAGCGGAGCGCCTTTTCCCGTTGTCGCCGCCCAGTTCAGCCAGAGTCAGACCGCGCTTGAAGGCGGTGATCTGGGATGGGTGCAGCCCAATCAGCTTGATCCGCAGGTTGTGTCGGTGCTGAAGGAAATGCCTCCCGGGGCGATCAGCAACCCGATCGATGTGGCGGGGGGGATCGAGATCGTGGCCCTGCGCGGCAAGCGGATCATCGGTAATGATCAGGGGACTGCCTTATCGATCCGACAGGTTTTCTATCCGTTTACGACCCCGCTCAATCCGGCAGCGCCCACCGATCAGCAGCGGAAAACGCTGGAGCATGCGAAGGCCGCTGCCGCCGGTATGCATGATTGTGCCGCAGTCGAGGCCGCCAGCAAGGCGATGGGAGGATCGCGGCCCTCCGATCCCGGTGAGCTGCGTCTGGAAAGCATTAATCCGCCGCAGTTTCGTGCCCTTCTGGCTTCGCTGCCGGTGGGTCAGCCGAGCCAGCCGATCGTCTCTCAGGACGGTATTGCCATCATGATGGTGTGCAGCCGGACCCAGAAGAATTTCGGTCTGCCGGCCAAGGAAGATATTTCCAATCAGATTCTGGGCGAACGTGTTGAAACCGCTAGCCGTCAGCTTCAGCGTGAGCTGCGCCGTCGCGCCCTGATCGATATGCGGGGCCATGACTGA
- a CDS encoding DUF1127 domain-containing protein, with product MTTTTFNQGLLSSRSLPAQIVAVHGSVRQQLKAVHQRLQNERARRCTARILAARTDQELDDLGLHRGQLRIERTGLFD from the coding sequence ATGACCACCACGACCTTCAATCAGGGTTTGCTTTCCTCCCGCAGCCTGCCCGCACAAATCGTTGCCGTCCATGGCTCCGTGCGCCAGCAGTTGAAGGCTGTTCACCAGCGCCTGCAGAACGAGCGCGCCCGGCGTTGTACAGCCCGCATTCTGGCAGCCCGCACGGATCAGGAACTGGACGATCTGGGTCTGCATCGTGGTCAGCTGCGCATCGAGCGCACCGGTCTGTTCGACTGA
- the rsmA gene encoding 16S rRNA (adenine(1518)-N(6)/adenine(1519)-N(6))-dimethyltransferase RsmA → MTEAAVGTVPASPPALPPLRDVIARHGLEARKALGQHFLLDPHLMARIVREAGPMQGRTAIEIGPGPGGLTRALLETAAERVVAIELDHRAIPALEELAGFYPDRLTVLEADAMRVDLGTLTTGPRRIVANLPYNVGTPLLVGWLRQAALFESMTLMFQQEVAERICAAPGSDAYGRLGVLAQWTCRVEMLMSVPPGAFHPPPKVYSAVAALWPREEQPSPALFTAMERVTAAAFGQRRKMLRGALKSLGGEGLLSRAGIAGDRRAETLTIEEFDRLARTSLGGDQ, encoded by the coding sequence ATGACTGAGGCGGCTGTCGGGACAGTGCCTGCCTCCCCTCCGGCGCTTCCGCCCTTACGCGACGTTATTGCCCGCCATGGGCTGGAAGCGCGCAAGGCGTTGGGTCAGCATTTTCTGCTCGATCCGCATCTGATGGCGCGAATCGTGCGGGAAGCCGGCCCGATGCAGGGCCGTACAGCGATCGAGATCGGGCCGGGGCCGGGCGGCCTGACCCGTGCCTTGCTTGAGACCGCGGCAGAGCGGGTGGTGGCGATTGAACTCGATCATCGGGCAATCCCGGCGCTGGAGGAGCTTGCCGGTTTCTATCCGGATCGTCTGACGGTGCTGGAAGCGGATGCGATGCGGGTCGATCTTGGCACGCTGACCACGGGGCCGAGACGTATTGTCGCCAACCTGCCTTACAATGTCGGCACGCCCCTTCTGGTTGGCTGGTTGCGTCAGGCGGCGCTGTTCGAGAGCATGACCCTGATGTTCCAGCAGGAAGTGGCGGAACGAATCTGTGCTGCACCGGGCAGCGATGCTTACGGTCGTCTGGGGGTGTTGGCCCAGTGGACCTGCCGGGTGGAAATGCTGATGTCGGTGCCGCCCGGAGCCTTTCATCCGCCTCCGAAAGTGTATTCCGCTGTGGCAGCGCTGTGGCCGCGTGAGGAACAACCATCCCCGGCTTTGTTCACGGCGATGGAGCGGGTCACGGCGGCTGCATTCGGTCAGCGGCGCAAAATGCTGCGCGGTGCCCTCAAATCACTGGGGGGCGAAGGGTTGCTGTCCCGTGCGGGCATTGCCGGTGATCGTCGGGCGGAGACCTTGACGATCGAGGAATTTGACCGTCTGGCACGCACCAGCCTCGGCGGCGACCAATAA
- a CDS encoding LPS-assembly protein LptD: MKTRLVLQGLTASVHDHHLSLFLGVMSVCMLAGGASAFAQVSSLQANDSLFNQFNQTSSPGASGSSALEPAMVGSDPNGASAPPPVAAPSPHNKGSTVSGQTPVTFTADHLTYDRDGSLVSAEGHVEAWQGDHVLRADKVTYDRNTNVAAASGNVVLLEPDGEVLFSDYAELSQGMKDGVMKNMRALLKFNGRLVANGMRRTDGKVNDMSRVLYTTCNLCLDDPKKPPFWQIRAFTGTQDLEEKKIEYQDAVMEIYGIPVLYLPYMSHPDPSVRRKSGFMVPGIGQSGYLGVFARVPYYLVIDDSSDVTLTATLPSQTGPQLQAYYRKKFNSGDMQINVAAAYVASSSRTDSNAYYDPIRPGFQGLIFAKGEFVYDDTWRYGFNLNNATSAAYLRDYHISGVGTNVLSNNIYLEGFGQGSYTRLNAMSYQGISGSFANSTVPYVLPHYIYEYAGQPDSLGGHFSLRTDDFSVLREQGVSDQRASLSLNWDRPAIGRFGDLWKFTLHGDTVAYNATGLNQQPVYAPYTSTTDARALPQAAVEVRLPLARSAGQWGTQVVEPIAQLIVAPNTGGGGYRYFPNEDSLVTQFTDANLFSLNRFNGLDRMEGGIRANVGLHASWKYKTTMLDGLVGQSYRTHRDDTFMPGLGLSDRASDIVGRVSLSGIGYDLTTRGRFDHKSGRIHYGEAVASFGPSWLRASVGYLYTAENNFYDLTYAPGTVLPASTPVYQLVTTPRNEAMLGLSTHYEHWRFSAYARRNLEAEQMVALGGDIAYENECFILAMRLYKRYTSILNDTGNETIMFSLTFKTLGSFGFRAF; this comes from the coding sequence GCTGACGGCTTCTGTTCATGATCACCACCTATCATTGTTTCTGGGTGTGATGTCAGTGTGCATGCTGGCCGGAGGGGCTTCGGCCTTTGCCCAGGTCAGTTCCCTGCAGGCGAATGACAGCCTGTTCAATCAGTTCAACCAGACATCCTCCCCCGGTGCCAGCGGTTCCTCGGCGCTGGAGCCTGCCATGGTGGGCAGCGATCCGAACGGAGCCTCCGCCCCTCCGCCCGTGGCGGCCCCCTCACCACACAACAAAGGCTCTACGGTCAGTGGCCAGACGCCGGTCACCTTCACCGCCGATCATCTGACATATGACCGTGATGGCTCGCTGGTCAGTGCGGAGGGGCATGTAGAAGCGTGGCAGGGCGACCATGTACTGCGCGCCGACAAGGTCACGTATGATCGTAACACCAATGTTGCCGCCGCATCTGGCAATGTGGTGCTGCTGGAGCCGGATGGCGAGGTTCTGTTCAGCGATTACGCCGAACTCAGCCAGGGCATGAAAGACGGCGTAATGAAAAACATGCGCGCCCTGCTGAAATTCAATGGTCGTTTGGTTGCCAACGGCATGCGTCGTACCGATGGCAAGGTCAATGACATGAGTCGGGTGCTCTACACGACCTGTAACCTGTGTCTGGACGACCCGAAAAAGCCGCCTTTCTGGCAGATCCGCGCCTTTACCGGCACACAGGATCTGGAGGAGAAAAAAATCGAATATCAGGATGCGGTGATGGAGATTTACGGCATTCCGGTGCTGTACCTCCCTTACATGTCGCATCCTGATCCTTCGGTGAGGCGCAAGAGCGGCTTCATGGTGCCCGGGATTGGCCAGTCCGGCTATCTGGGTGTTTTTGCCAGGGTTCCGTACTATCTGGTGATCGACGACTCATCCGATGTCACTCTGACCGCGACCCTGCCCTCGCAGACCGGACCGCAATTGCAGGCCTATTACCGGAAGAAGTTCAATAGCGGGGACATGCAGATCAATGTGGCGGCCGCCTATGTGGCGTCGTCCAGCCGCACCGACAGTAACGCCTATTACGACCCGATCCGACCCGGTTTTCAGGGATTGATCTTCGCGAAGGGCGAATTCGTCTATGACGATACATGGCGTTACGGCTTCAATCTGAACAATGCGACCTCGGCTGCCTATCTGCGCGATTATCATATTTCCGGCGTCGGCACGAACGTCCTGTCGAACAATATCTATCTGGAGGGCTTCGGTCAGGGTTCCTATACTCGCCTGAATGCGATGTCCTATCAGGGGATCAGTGGCTCCTTCGCCAATTCGACGGTTCCTTACGTCCTGCCGCATTATATCTATGAATATGCGGGGCAGCCGGATTCACTGGGAGGACATTTTTCGCTCAGGACCGATGATTTCAGTGTCCTGCGCGAGCAGGGCGTTTCGGATCAGAGAGCTTCGCTCAGCCTCAACTGGGACCGGCCTGCCATCGGGCGCTTCGGCGATCTGTGGAAATTCACGCTGCATGGCGATACGGTCGCCTATAATGCGACGGGGCTGAACCAGCAGCCGGTCTATGCACCCTATACCAGCACAACCGATGCGCGTGCTCTGCCACAGGCGGCGGTCGAGGTCAGGCTTCCATTGGCCCGCAGTGCGGGACAGTGGGGCACACAGGTGGTCGAGCCGATCGCCCAGCTGATCGTCGCCCCCAATACAGGGGGAGGCGGGTATCGCTATTTCCCTAATGAAGACAGTCTGGTGACGCAGTTTACAGATGCCAATCTGTTTTCGCTCAATCGTTTCAATGGCCTTGACCGTATGGAAGGCGGCATCCGCGCCAATGTCGGTCTTCATGCCTCCTGGAAATACAAGACCACCATGCTGGATGGGTTGGTTGGCCAGTCCTATCGGACCCATCGGGATGATACATTCATGCCGGGGCTGGGTCTGTCCGACCGTGCCTCGGATATTGTCGGGCGGGTCAGCCTGAGCGGCATCGGATATGATCTGACCACACGGGGCCGTTTCGATCACAAGAGCGGTCGGATCCATTACGGGGAGGCCGTGGCATCCTTTGGACCATCATGGCTGCGCGCCAGTGTGGGATATCTGTATACGGCCGAGAATAATTTTTACGATCTGACCTATGCGCCCGGTACGGTGCTGCCTGCCTCTACGCCCGTCTATCAGCTGGTCACGACACCGCGTAACGAAGCCATGCTCGGCCTGTCGACGCATTATGAGCACTGGCGCTTCAGCGCCTATGCGCGTCGCAATCTGGAAGCCGAGCAGATGGTGGCGCTGGGTGGCGACATTGCTTACGAGAATGAGTGCTTCATTTTGGCGATGCGTTTGTACAAACGCTATACCTCGATCCTGAACGATACCGGGAACGAGACCATCATGTTCTCTCTGACGTTTAAAACGCTGGGATCGTTTGGCTTCCGGGCTTTCTAA